The following are encoded together in the Primulina tabacum isolate GXHZ01 chromosome 18, ASM2559414v2, whole genome shotgun sequence genome:
- the LOC142533591 gene encoding 3-ketoacyl-CoA synthase 4-like, whose protein sequence is MPNSAAMDGGAGCGQPQEPTVGVHIHNSRSLPDFLQSVNLKYVKLGYHYLISHLLTLCLVPVMIVVIIEASQMNPDDVRQLWLHLQYNLVSVIICSAFLVFGATVYIMTRPRPVYLVDYSCYRAPDSLKAPYQRFMEHSRLTGDFDESSLEFQRKILERSGLGDETYVPEAMHFLPPRPSMQAAREEAEQVMFGSLDSLFANTNVKAKDIGILVVNCSLFNPTPSLSAMIVNKYKLRGNIRSFNLGGMGCSAGVIAIDLAKDMLQVHGNTYAVVVSTENMTQNWYFGNKKSMLIPNCLFRVGGSAVLLSNMNKDKRRAKYQLVHLVRTHKGSDDKAFRCVYQEQDDAGKTGVSLSKDLMAIAGGALKTNITTLGPLVLPVSEQLLFFAKLILKKFLNKNVKPYIPDFKLAFDHFCIHAGGRAVIDELEKNLQLLPVHVEASRMTLHRFGNTSSSSIWYELAYIEAKGRIRRGHRVWQIAFGSGFKCNSAVWEAIRNVKPSKNGPWADCIDRYPVKVVS, encoded by the coding sequence ATGCCTAACTCCGCGGCCATGGACGGAGGAGCAGGCTGCGGTCAACCCCAAGAACCCACCGTCGGCGTGCATATACACAATAGCCGCAGCCTGCCGGACTTTCTTCAGAGCGTCAACTTGAAGTACGTCAAACTCGGTTACCATTACTTGATCTCTCATCTGTTGACTCTTTGCTTGGTCCCTGTGATGATTGTGGTCATCATCGAAGCTTCGCAAATGAACCCGGATGATGTCCGGCAATTATGGCTTCATCTCCAGTACAATCTCGTTTCCGTTATAATCTGCTCCGCGTTTCTCGTTTTCGGGGCAACGGTTTACATCATGACCCGACCCAGACCCGTTTACTTGGTTGACTACTCCTGCTACCGTGCCCCGGATAGTTTGAAGGCACCTTACCAGCGCTTCATGGAGCATTCGCGCTTGACGGGGGATTTCGATGAATCCTCGCTTGAATTTCAGAGGAAGATTCTTGAAAGGTCGGGGCTTGGCGATGAGACTTATGTTCCCGAGGCGATGCATTTTCTCCCTCCGCGGCCGTCGATGCAGGCGGCTAGGGAGGAGGCTGAGCAGGTAATGTTTGGTTCGCTGGATAGTTTGTTTGCGAATACGAATGTCAAAGCTAAAGATATCGGGATTTTGGTTGTGAATTGTAGCTTGTTTAATCCGACACCATCTTTGTCAGCCATGATTGTGAATAAATACAAACTAAGGGGGAATATTAGGAGCtttaatttagggggaatggGTTGTAGTGCAGGGGTGATTGCCATTGATTTAGCTAAGGATATGCTGCAAGTTCATGGGAATACATATGCGGTTGTGGTGAGCACTGAAAATATGACGCAGAACTGGTATTTCGGGAACAAGAAATCGATGTTGATACCCAATTGTTTGTTTCGAGTTGGGGGTTCGGCTGTTTTGTTGTCGAACATGAATAAAGATAAGAGGAGGGCTAAGTACCAGCTTGTTCATCTGGTGAGGACTCATAAAGGTTCCGATGACAAGGCGTTTCGGTGCGTGTATCAGGAGCAGGATGATGCAGGGAAGACTGGTGTTTCTTTGTCCAAAGATCTTATGGCTATCGCCGGTGGGGCGCTCAAGACTAATATCACCACGTTGGGTCCTTTAGTACTGCCGGTCAGTGAGCAACTTTTGTTCTTCGCAAAATTGATACTGAAGAAGTTTCTTAACAAGAATGTGAAGCCTTATATCCCAGATTTTAAGTTGGCATTTGATCATTTCTGCATACATGCTGGGggaagggctgtgattgatgaGCTGGAGAAAAACCTGCAGTTGCTGCCGGTCCACGTGGAGGCTTCCAGGATGACACTGCACCGGTTTGGAAACACTTCTTCGAGCTCCATTTGGTATGAACTGGCTTATATTGAAGCAAAAGGGAGGATTCGTAGGGGTCACAGAGTGTGGCAGATTGCTTTCGGAAGTGGTTTCAAATGTAATAGCGCAGTGTGGGAGGCGATTCGGAATGTTAAACCATCTAAAAATGGGCCTTGGGCAGATTGTATCGACAGGTACCCTGTAAAAGTAGTCTCTTAG